The Thalassotalea sp. 273M-4 genome includes a region encoding these proteins:
- the trpCF gene encoding bifunctional indole-3-glycerol-phosphate synthase TrpC/phosphoribosylanthranilate isomerase TrpF produces MVNILQKIVSDKLTEIERLKQEMPLASFIDQMKPTTKDMYQALSKPQASFILECKKASPSKGLIRQHFDPVAISKIYQGYASAISVLTDEKYFQGHHQYLKQVADSVDCPVLNKDFFIDEYQIHLGRYYGADAILLMLSVLDDEQYKALAKVAEYYNMAILTEVSNKPETERAIALNARLIGINNRNLRDLTTDISRTFELAPMIPEDRLVLSESGLYTNKQVREIAPAVDGFLVGSSIMAEQDIDFACRKLIYGQHKVCGLTRAKDVIQVIEQGGVYAGLIFAQQSPRQLNIEQAIELQKHVADNTQQAIRYVGVFVNQPIELIVDAVTKLNLYAVQLHGNEDGLYIEQLKIALANTPELKIIKAVSVNNAITLPDADANADFYLLDNKQGGSGKTFDWQLLNQTNSDLSTCFLAGGLSPDNLANAIRAMNDFDLFGLDLNSGLESAPGQKDDDKISQAFGLLRQY; encoded by the coding sequence ATGGTTAATATTTTACAAAAGATAGTTTCAGACAAGTTAACCGAAATTGAACGGTTAAAACAAGAAATGCCGCTGGCAAGTTTTATTGACCAGATGAAACCGACAACAAAAGACATGTATCAGGCCTTGTCAAAGCCTCAAGCAAGCTTTATTTTGGAGTGTAAAAAAGCGTCGCCCTCAAAAGGTTTAATTCGCCAGCACTTTGATCCGGTCGCGATCAGTAAAATTTATCAAGGCTACGCCAGCGCGATTTCAGTGCTCACTGACGAAAAATATTTTCAAGGTCATCATCAGTACTTAAAACAGGTCGCTGACAGCGTTGACTGCCCAGTACTAAATAAAGATTTTTTCATTGATGAGTATCAAATCCATTTAGGTCGATACTATGGTGCGGATGCCATATTACTGATGCTTAGCGTGTTAGATGATGAGCAATATAAAGCCTTGGCTAAGGTCGCTGAATATTACAATATGGCGATTTTAACCGAAGTATCTAATAAGCCAGAAACTGAGCGTGCTATTGCTTTAAATGCTCGATTAATTGGTATTAATAACCGTAACTTACGTGATCTAACAACCGATATAAGCCGTACCTTTGAACTTGCACCTATGATCCCAGAAGACAGGTTAGTACTGTCAGAATCCGGTCTTTATACCAACAAACAAGTCAGAGAAATTGCACCGGCTGTGGATGGATTTTTAGTTGGTAGCTCAATCATGGCCGAACAGGACATCGATTTTGCCTGTCGCAAACTGATTTATGGTCAGCACAAAGTTTGCGGACTTACCCGAGCTAAAGATGTTATCCAAGTCATTGAACAAGGAGGGGTTTATGCAGGTTTAATATTTGCTCAGCAATCACCACGACAGCTTAATATTGAGCAAGCTATTGAATTACAAAAACACGTGGCAGATAACACTCAGCAGGCCATTCGTTATGTTGGGGTCTTTGTTAACCAACCGATCGAGCTTATTGTTGATGCGGTGACAAAATTAAATTTATATGCTGTGCAATTACACGGTAACGAAGATGGGTTATACATCGAGCAATTAAAAATCGCACTTGCTAACACCCCAGAGCTTAAAATCATTAAAGCCGTCAGTGTCAATAACGCGATAACACTCCCTGATGCCGATGCCAATGCCGATTTTTATTTATTAGACAACAAGCAAGGTGGTAGTGGAAAAACATTTGATTGGCAATTACTTAATCAAACCAATAGCGATTTATCAACCTGCTTTTTAGCCGGTGGGCTTAGTCCAGACAATTTAGCTAATGCGATACGAGCAATGAACGATTTTGACCTTTTTGGTTTGGATTTGAACTCCGGCTTGGAGTCAGCCCCAGGGCAAAAAGATGATGATAAAATTTCTCAGGCTTTCGGCCTGTTAAGACAGTATTAA
- the trpD gene encoding anthranilate phosphoribosyltransferase, which produces MNNLLQQLIDQHDLSMPQAQEFFADVVNGNVAPERLAAVLTALKMKGESPDEIAGAAVAIRQAATAFPRMPYPLVDCVGTGGDGANTINISTTAAIVAACCGLKVAKHGNRSVSSKSGSADLLEAFEVNLNMTPEVAAKCIDQTNLCFLFAPKYHTGFKHAGPVRQAMGVRTIFNILGPLVNPASPKVMLLGVYSEALLEPMAKALVLTGVERAWVVHGSGLDELAIHGDSTVLEIQDGKIKPLKINPEDFGLKRHPIKDIEGGTPEQNAEFTRAILTGKGQQAHRDAVILNAAALLYLAEKATSYLNASEQVKQVLASGLAAQTIQKMAQISHG; this is translated from the coding sequence ATGAACAATCTATTACAGCAACTTATAGACCAACACGATTTATCGATGCCGCAAGCCCAAGAGTTTTTTGCTGATGTGGTTAACGGTAACGTTGCGCCAGAACGCTTAGCGGCGGTGCTTACAGCATTAAAAATGAAAGGCGAAAGCCCTGACGAAATAGCCGGAGCCGCAGTTGCTATTAGACAAGCTGCGACCGCTTTTCCGCGCATGCCCTACCCTTTAGTCGACTGCGTAGGAACTGGCGGAGATGGCGCTAACACCATTAATATTTCAACTACGGCGGCTATTGTTGCTGCGTGTTGTGGTCTTAAAGTCGCCAAACATGGTAACCGCAGTGTTTCCAGTAAATCAGGTTCAGCGGATTTGTTGGAAGCGTTTGAGGTTAATCTCAATATGACGCCGGAAGTTGCGGCGAAGTGTATTGACCAAACCAATTTATGTTTTTTATTTGCCCCTAAATACCACACTGGCTTTAAACACGCCGGCCCAGTTCGTCAAGCCATGGGGGTGCGAACCATATTCAATATCTTGGGACCTCTTGTAAATCCGGCCTCACCAAAAGTGATGCTACTTGGTGTCTACAGTGAGGCTTTATTAGAACCGATGGCCAAAGCACTGGTGCTCACTGGCGTAGAGCGAGCCTGGGTCGTACATGGTAGTGGTCTAGACGAATTGGCCATTCATGGTGATTCTACCGTGCTAGAAATACAAGATGGCAAAATTAAACCGCTCAAGATCAATCCCGAAGATTTTGGCTTAAAAAGGCACCCGATAAAAGACATAGAAGGTGGTACACCTGAACAAAATGCCGAATTTACTCGCGCTATCTTAACGGGTAAAGGGCAGCAGGCGCACCGTGATGCGGTGATCTTAAATGCTGCCGCCCTACTTTATTTGGCCGAAAAGGCCACTTCTTACTTAAACGCAAGTGAGCAAGTGAAACAGGTTTTAGCCTCTGGTCTTGCTGCACAAACGATTCAAAAAATGGCGCAGATCAGTCATGGTTAA
- a CDS encoding DUF2897 family protein codes for MSWFIVAFIAFAVLFIVGGLYYIYKSATKFKLTKGQLERIKKRNEAFDKEEENER; via the coding sequence ATGAGTTGGTTTATCGTCGCCTTTATTGCTTTTGCCGTATTGTTTATTGTTGGTGGGCTTTATTACATCTACAAAAGTGCAACCAAATTTAAACTCACCAAAGGGCAACTCGAACGCATCAAAAAAAGAAATGAAGCGTTTGATAAAGAAGAAGAAAACGAACGCTAA
- a CDS encoding DUF4097 family beta strand repeat-containing protein — MFKQITLCALSGFMLSGCVVHISAQKADVQLEQRLALATSEIQSLEIEQGSGDIHIESAEVDEIQVTAKVYTTKERNYQLSLSKSKEQAVLVAKHHSSSGFWHGDSPSIDLFIRLPKELSLAIDDGSGSIYIHNMANFVEIDDGSGNIEINNLDADLIVEDGSGAITISQVSGDLDVTDGSGAISIVDVLGAVTVNDGSGELTIKHVGGQVTIEDGSGDIDVFDVGGLNITNSGSGRLKVEGVKGEFNIDS, encoded by the coding sequence ATGTTTAAACAAATAACTTTATGCGCTCTTTCTGGTTTTATGTTGTCTGGCTGTGTTGTGCACATTAGCGCGCAAAAAGCCGATGTTCAGCTAGAGCAACGCTTAGCTCTAGCAACAAGCGAAATTCAATCTTTAGAGATAGAACAAGGCAGTGGTGATATTCATATTGAAAGTGCCGAAGTGGATGAAATTCAAGTCACCGCAAAAGTTTATACCACCAAAGAGCGTAATTACCAATTGAGTCTAAGCAAGTCGAAAGAGCAAGCCGTACTTGTCGCTAAGCATCATTCAAGCAGTGGTTTTTGGCATGGCGATTCGCCCAGTATTGATTTATTCATTCGTCTGCCTAAAGAGTTATCACTTGCAATTGATGATGGTTCAGGTTCTATTTATATCCATAATATGGCTAACTTTGTTGAGATTGACGATGGCTCTGGCAATATTGAAATTAACAACCTTGATGCTGATTTAATTGTTGAAGATGGCTCAGGCGCCATTACCATTTCTCAGGTTAGTGGCGATTTGGATGTTACTGATGGTTCTGGTGCTATCTCTATTGTGGATGTTTTAGGTGCTGTCACGGTTAATGACGGTTCGGGTGAATTAACGATTAAGCATGTTGGTGGTCAGGTAACCATTGAAGATGGTTCAGGAGACATCGATGTCTTTGATGTTGGTGGTCTTAATATTACCAATAGCGGCTCTGGAAGGTTAAAAGTTGAAGGTGTTAAAGGAGAGTTTAATATCGACAGCTAA
- a CDS encoding AAA family ATPase, which yields MNVNNDTLKIPANELSAHLPEHLFSECVVDVKVKQKFIGHERAKEALNFGLSMPSNGFNVFAKGEPGTGRQTLISQMLSEFAANQQTADDWCYVNNFDDHQCPLTLYLNPGEGKQLQSKINTLIDDLLDLFPEIFDNPGYQRRKAAIDRAFNQRYDDAIATVESYALSKDVVVYEDNGEINFSPVVNGKPLNDSEFSNLDENQRAEFYQLLSELETLLSESLLELPLWKRESSVALRKLKFETAEQSIRPLLKELEREFASNIGILKYLHQVKNFITDIVLEVLVDDKPDSPRDDKACRKILVERFMPNLLVARTPGEGAPVVYEQNPTFQNLFGNIDYSTIQGAAYTSYRLIRAGALHRANGGYLLLDAEKLLMQPMIWQHLKLALKTQELQISHPHSELSPGGLTLQPEKIPLKVKVILLGSSDIYYTLQEYDQEFTELFRVLADFDRHVVNNQENLKAYAILIRQHAQKHGYPNVNDKAVSLLIRYSLRKAEHQQKLSANIVQINDLLDEAHFLWQKDGSLGDIEAQHVEAALAAKDRRTGRLSETWLQEIKEKQVLISTQGEEVGRVNGLTVLEIGDSVFGTPARVSATVYAGAQGVTDIEREAELGKSIHSKGVLLLIGYLGHKYGQSFPLSISANIAIEQSYGHIDGDSASMAELCALISSITRLPIKQSIAMTGSINQHGEVQSIGGVNEKIEGFYRLCKDKGLTGEQGVIIPKTNKLNLMLAPEVINAVEQGDFTIYAVENIDQALEVLFDQPAGEMKRDGTYSRRSIHGQALDKLLYLSEMINGSEGD from the coding sequence ATGAATGTTAACAACGATACGTTGAAAATTCCCGCCAATGAATTATCCGCCCACTTACCTGAGCATTTATTCTCAGAATGTGTGGTGGATGTAAAAGTTAAGCAAAAGTTTATTGGTCATGAGCGTGCAAAAGAGGCACTAAATTTTGGTTTGTCGATGCCATCTAACGGGTTTAACGTATTCGCTAAGGGCGAGCCGGGTACCGGACGTCAGACTTTAATCAGTCAAATGTTAAGTGAGTTTGCGGCCAATCAGCAAACCGCAGATGATTGGTGTTACGTTAATAACTTTGACGACCATCAATGCCCGTTAACATTGTATTTAAATCCAGGTGAAGGCAAGCAACTGCAGTCTAAAATTAATACTTTAATTGATGACTTACTTGATCTTTTTCCTGAGATTTTTGACAACCCTGGTTATCAAAGACGCAAAGCGGCGATCGACAGAGCCTTCAATCAGCGTTATGACGATGCCATTGCTACCGTTGAATCTTATGCCTTAAGTAAAGATGTGGTGGTGTATGAAGATAACGGCGAAATTAATTTTTCTCCCGTCGTTAATGGTAAGCCATTAAACGACAGCGAGTTTTCAAATCTTGATGAAAACCAAAGAGCCGAATTTTATCAATTGCTTAGCGAGCTTGAAACCTTATTAAGTGAGAGCTTGTTAGAATTGCCATTGTGGAAGCGCGAATCGAGCGTGGCACTGCGTAAGCTTAAATTTGAAACCGCCGAGCAAAGTATTCGCCCACTTTTAAAAGAGTTGGAGCGAGAATTTGCCAGTAATATAGGCATTTTAAAATACTTACATCAAGTTAAAAACTTTATTACCGACATCGTGTTGGAGGTTTTAGTTGATGATAAGCCCGATAGCCCTCGAGATGATAAAGCGTGCCGTAAAATTTTGGTTGAAAGGTTTATGCCAAACCTATTGGTCGCACGAACTCCTGGAGAAGGCGCTCCCGTGGTTTATGAACAAAACCCAACCTTTCAAAATTTATTTGGTAATATCGACTATTCCACCATTCAAGGAGCCGCTTACACTAGCTATCGCTTGATCCGCGCCGGTGCCTTGCATCGCGCAAATGGTGGTTATTTGTTATTAGATGCCGAAAAGCTGTTAATGCAACCGATGATTTGGCAGCATTTAAAGCTGGCATTAAAAACCCAAGAGTTACAAATATCGCATCCTCATTCTGAGTTAAGTCCGGGAGGCTTAACTTTGCAACCTGAAAAGATCCCGTTAAAAGTTAAGGTGATTTTATTGGGCTCCTCGGATATTTATTATACCTTGCAAGAGTATGATCAAGAATTTACCGAACTGTTTCGTGTTCTGGCTGACTTTGATCGTCATGTGGTAAATAACCAAGAAAACCTGAAAGCTTACGCCATTTTAATTCGCCAACATGCTCAAAAGCATGGTTACCCCAATGTTAATGACAAAGCCGTAAGTTTATTAATTCGTTACTCGCTACGAAAAGCAGAACATCAGCAAAAACTATCAGCCAATATTGTGCAAATAAATGATTTATTAGATGAAGCGCATTTTCTCTGGCAAAAGGACGGCAGCCTTGGTGATATAGAAGCACAGCATGTTGAAGCGGCGCTGGCGGCCAAAGATAGACGAACTGGGCGTCTTAGCGAAACTTGGTTACAAGAAATAAAAGAAAAGCAGGTGTTAATTTCAACGCAAGGTGAAGAGGTTGGTCGCGTCAATGGTTTAACCGTATTAGAAATCGGTGACAGTGTTTTTGGTACCCCAGCCAGAGTCTCGGCCACCGTATATGCTGGGGCTCAAGGAGTTACCGACATTGAACGAGAAGCTGAGCTCGGCAAATCAATTCACTCGAAAGGGGTGTTGTTGTTAATTGGTTACCTAGGTCATAAATATGGTCAAAGTTTTCCCTTATCGATTTCTGCCAACATAGCGATAGAGCAATCATATGGCCATATTGATGGCGACAGTGCGTCTATGGCCGAATTATGTGCGTTAATTTCTTCCATTACCCGATTACCGATTAAGCAGTCAATTGCAATGACCGGTTCGATAAACCAACATGGTGAAGTGCAATCGATTGGTGGGGTAAATGAAAAAATTGAGGGTTTTTACCGTCTTTGTAAAGATAAGGGCTTAACGGGGGAGCAAGGGGTTATTATCCCAAAAACCAACAAACTTAATTTGATGCTCGCTCCTGAGGTGATTAACGCGGTTGAGCAGGGAGATTTTACTATTTACGCGGTAGAAAACATCGATCAAGCGTTGGAAGTTTTATTTGACCAGCCGGCGGGTGAAATGAAGCGAGATGGCACTTATTCAAGACGCTCTATTCATGGTCAAGCTTTAGATAAGTTGTTGTATTTATCTGAAATGATTAATGGTTCAGAGGGTGATTAG
- the can gene encoding carbonate dehydratase: MTSLTHLFENNKKWAEEIKQQTPDFFDQLSQQQSPEYLWIGCSDSRVPANQLLGLQPGEIFVHRNIANVVVHTDLNCLSVLQYAVDVLKVKHIIVCGHYGCGGVAASMDNQQHGLIDNWLRHINDVYRLNKAEVKSLEGKAKIDRMCELNVMEQVMNVAKTTILINAWKNQQKISVHGFIYNIKDGVLKDLNVSVSGLS, encoded by the coding sequence ATGACTTCCCTAACACACCTTTTTGAAAATAATAAGAAATGGGCTGAAGAAATTAAGCAACAAACACCTGATTTTTTTGACCAGTTATCTCAACAGCAATCGCCAGAATATCTGTGGATTGGATGTTCTGACTCCAGAGTCCCAGCCAATCAACTGTTAGGCTTACAACCAGGTGAGATCTTTGTTCACCGCAATATCGCTAACGTTGTTGTGCATACCGATTTAAATTGTTTGTCGGTGTTGCAATATGCCGTTGATGTATTAAAGGTAAAACATATTATTGTCTGTGGTCATTATGGTTGCGGGGGCGTTGCGGCCTCGATGGATAATCAACAACACGGCTTGATCGATAATTGGTTACGACACATCAATGATGTCTATCGGTTGAATAAAGCCGAAGTAAAAAGCCTTGAAGGCAAAGCTAAAATCGACAGAATGTGCGAATTGAATGTTATGGAGCAGGTAATGAATGTTGCTAAAACCACCATTTTAATTAACGCTTGGAAAAACCAACAAAAAATCAGTGTGCACGGCTTTATCTACAACATCAAAGATGGTGTTTTAAAAGATCTTAATGTGAGTGTCTCTGGCTTAAGCTAG
- the trpA gene encoding tryptophan synthase subunit alpha, whose amino-acid sequence MENQLTTAIRYQRRFAELKTKQQGAFIPFVTLGDPGKAQSIKIIKTLIDAGADALELGIPFSDPSADGLTIQKAAKRALDAQVNTDDCIDIIRQIRQYDANIPIGLLLYANLVFARGIDKFYAQMQAAGVDSILIADVPMRESTPFTHAALKHHIAPIFIAPPNASADTLEQVSSKTQGYTYVLSRAGVTGTEVVADMPSNALLRSLQTYQAPEPILGFGISTPEHVKDALSRGAKGAISGSAVVKIIEQNLADEDKMLAQLSSFVRTMKAATNKGENS is encoded by the coding sequence ATGGAAAATCAACTAACCACCGCTATACGCTATCAACGTCGTTTTGCCGAGTTAAAAACGAAACAACAAGGCGCCTTTATTCCATTTGTCACCTTAGGAGATCCAGGTAAAGCGCAATCGATTAAGATCATTAAGACTCTTATAGATGCCGGTGCCGATGCTCTAGAGCTTGGGATCCCATTTTCAGATCCGAGCGCCGATGGTTTAACCATTCAAAAAGCCGCAAAGCGAGCGTTAGATGCTCAGGTTAATACCGATGATTGTATTGACATAATTCGCCAAATTCGTCAATACGATGCCAACATCCCTATTGGCTTATTGCTTTATGCTAATTTGGTGTTTGCCCGTGGCATCGATAAATTTTATGCACAAATGCAAGCGGCAGGGGTAGATTCTATCTTAATTGCCGATGTGCCCATGCGTGAAAGCACGCCTTTTACCCATGCGGCGCTAAAACATCATATAGCCCCAATATTTATTGCCCCGCCAAATGCCAGCGCCGACACTTTAGAGCAAGTATCGTCAAAAACCCAAGGCTACACCTATGTGCTTAGCAGAGCTGGGGTAACAGGTACTGAAGTTGTCGCCGACATGCCAAGTAATGCCTTGTTACGTTCGCTCCAAACTTACCAAGCTCCTGAGCCGATTTTAGGTTTTGGGATTTCAACCCCAGAGCACGTTAAAGATGCTCTGAGCAGAGGCGCTAAAGGGGCCATTAGTGGCAGCGCGGTGGTCAAGATCATCGAACAAAACCTTGCAGATGAAGACAAAATGCTTGCTCAATTATCTTCATTCGTTCGTACCATGAAGGCAGCAACCAATAAAGGTGAAAACAGCTAA
- the trpB gene encoding tryptophan synthase subunit beta: MTQSTSTLNPYFGDFGGMFVSELLVPALEQLEAAFVQSQSDEEFKNEFEQLLNRYAGRPTPLTLCRNLVNNPLAKIYLKREDLLHGGAHKTNQVLGQALLAKRMGKTDIIAETGAGQHGVATALACALLGLKCRIYMGKVDCERQEPNVFRMRLMGAEVIPVTAGSGTLKDAVNEALRDWSANYDSAHYLLGTAAGPHPFPTMVREFQKMIGEEAKQQILADENRLPDYVVACVGGGSNSIGMFNDFIADLSVKLIGVEAGGKGVDSKHHGATLVAGTKGMLHGAYTYIMQNQDGQIEESYSVSAGLDYPAVGPQHAQLKDSGRAQYVAINDDEALAAFQALSKSEGIIPALESSHALAYAMKLAEQATEKTIILVNLSGRGDKDLAHVQSILSGENYRENR, from the coding sequence ATGACTCAATCAACTTCAACGTTAAATCCCTATTTTGGCGATTTCGGTGGCATGTTCGTCAGCGAATTACTGGTCCCTGCGCTAGAACAGCTGGAAGCCGCTTTTGTTCAATCTCAAAGCGATGAAGAATTTAAAAACGAATTCGAGCAACTGCTAAACCGCTATGCCGGTCGTCCAACCCCACTCACCCTGTGTCGAAATTTAGTCAACAATCCATTGGCTAAAATTTACTTAAAGCGTGAAGACCTATTGCACGGCGGGGCCCATAAAACCAACCAAGTTTTAGGCCAAGCGCTGTTGGCCAAACGCATGGGCAAAACCGATATTATTGCAGAAACGGGGGCTGGCCAACACGGTGTTGCCACCGCTTTAGCTTGTGCTTTATTAGGGTTAAAGTGTCGCATTTATATGGGCAAAGTCGATTGTGAGCGCCAAGAGCCGAATGTATTTAGAATGCGCTTAATGGGCGCTGAAGTCATTCCTGTGACCGCTGGCTCTGGTACCCTTAAAGATGCGGTAAATGAAGCCTTGCGCGATTGGTCGGCAAACTATGATAGTGCTCATTACTTGTTAGGTACAGCCGCCGGCCCGCACCCTTTTCCAACCATGGTTCGAGAATTTCAAAAAATGATTGGTGAAGAAGCGAAACAGCAAATATTAGCCGATGAAAACAGATTACCCGATTATGTTGTTGCCTGTGTTGGCGGTGGGTCAAATTCAATCGGTATGTTTAATGATTTTATTGCTGATTTGTCGGTCAAATTGATTGGTGTTGAAGCCGGTGGTAAAGGGGTCGATAGCAAGCATCATGGTGCAACCCTTGTTGCTGGCACGAAAGGTATGCTTCATGGTGCATATACCTACATTATGCAAAATCAAGATGGCCAAATAGAAGAGTCTTATTCGGTCTCTGCAGGTCTAGATTACCCAGCGGTAGGGCCACAACATGCGCAATTAAAGGATTCAGGCCGCGCTCAATATGTTGCCATCAACGACGATGAAGCTTTGGCGGCGTTTCAAGCCTTGTCTAAATCAGAAGGCATTATCCCAGCCTTAGAATCATCGCATGCTTTAGCTTATGCGATGAAATTGGCAGAACAAGCAACAGAAAAAACCATTATTTTGGTTAATCTTTCTGGGCGTGGCGATAAAGACCTTGCCCATGTACAAAGTATTTTAAGCGGTGAAAATTACCGGGAGAACAGATAA
- a CDS encoding DEAD/DEAH box helicase codes for MTDTNIAMPGFEALGLPEFLLSAVTEMGFTHPTPIQAQTIKPLLNGQHVLGEAQTGTGKTAAFGLPALALIDPSIRKPQMMVLAPTRELAMQVAEALEAFAKNIRGLRVATLYGGQSYGPQLSQLERGAQVIVGTPGRLMDHLRRKSLKLDSLAFCALDEADEMLNMGFLEDIEWILDHLPESTQMALFSATMPPAIRKVANRFLVDPVHVKIETERKAKANITQLAWKVSGINKNTAIERIVETFDYDALLVFVRTRNDTITVAEQLERLGYPCAALNGDMNQAQRERTVEQLKNGKISIMIATDVVARGLDIPRIDLVINYDLPGDTESYVHRIGRTGRAGREGTAISFVRPREMYNLRHYERATSGTINTFDLPTVQELGQIRIERCRKSLIESVESKQLDKMREILTQMAEQSDVSVEDLAAALLLEKQMKQPFQPKEDPKPRRDREARDRNDRGERKGRDRNDRNDRNDRADRGDRSERRSERRKPAANRPDIDWQTYRIEVGKEDGVRPGDIVGAIANEIALDSAYIGQINLNDNHALVQLPKGMPKDAYEQLRRVRVRRKQLDISVFDGQIEVRQSRPRNDRSRPARNRH; via the coding sequence ATGACTGATACAAACATCGCCATGCCTGGCTTTGAAGCTTTAGGCTTGCCTGAATTTTTATTATCTGCAGTAACTGAAATGGGTTTTACCCATCCTACGCCAATTCAGGCACAAACCATTAAACCATTATTAAATGGTCAACATGTTTTGGGTGAAGCACAAACAGGTACAGGTAAAACCGCAGCATTTGGTTTACCGGCACTTGCCTTAATTGATCCTAGCATCCGTAAACCACAAATGATGGTGCTTGCACCAACTCGTGAATTAGCGATGCAGGTTGCCGAAGCTTTGGAAGCGTTTGCTAAAAACATCCGTGGCCTGCGCGTAGCAACGCTTTACGGTGGTCAATCTTACGGACCTCAATTATCTCAATTAGAGCGTGGTGCTCAAGTTATTGTTGGTACTCCTGGTCGACTTATGGATCACTTACGTCGTAAGTCGTTAAAGTTGGATTCTTTGGCTTTCTGTGCCCTTGATGAAGCAGATGAAATGCTTAATATGGGCTTCTTAGAAGACATCGAGTGGATCTTAGATCACTTACCAGAAAGCACTCAGATGGCCTTGTTTTCAGCAACCATGCCACCTGCGATTCGCAAAGTTGCTAATCGTTTCTTGGTTGACCCTGTGCATGTGAAAATTGAAACAGAGCGCAAAGCCAAAGCCAACATCACGCAATTGGCATGGAAAGTAAGTGGTATCAATAAAAATACCGCGATTGAACGCATTGTTGAAACGTTTGACTACGATGCTTTATTGGTATTCGTTCGTACGCGTAATGACACCATTACTGTCGCAGAACAACTTGAACGATTAGGCTACCCATGTGCGGCGCTAAATGGTGATATGAACCAAGCGCAACGTGAGCGTACCGTTGAACAGTTAAAAAATGGTAAAATCTCGATTATGATCGCAACCGACGTTGTTGCTCGTGGTCTAGATATTCCTCGCATTGACTTAGTGATTAACTACGATTTACCTGGTGACACAGAATCTTATGTTCACCGTATCGGTCGTACGGGTCGTGCCGGTCGTGAAGGTACCGCGATTTCGTTTGTTCGTCCTCGTGAAATGTATAACTTACGTCACTATGAGCGTGCAACATCAGGTACTATTAATACCTTTGATTTGCCAACAGTACAAGAACTTGGTCAAATTCGTATTGAGCGTTGTCGTAAGTCTCTTATTGAGTCGGTTGAAAGCAAGCAACTAGACAAAATGCGTGAAATTTTAACGCAAATGGCTGAGCAATCAGACGTGAGTGTCGAAGATTTAGCGGCTGCTTTGTTACTTGAAAAGCAAATGAAGCAACCGTTTCAACCAAAAGAAGATCCAAAACCGCGCAGAGATCGTGAAGCCCGTGATCGCAATGACCGCGGTGAGCGTAAAGGCCGTGATCGTAATGATCGTAATGATCGTAATGATCGTGCAGATCGTGGCGATCGCAGTGAGCGTCGTAGTGAACGTCGCAAGCCAGCAGCAAATCGTCCAGATATTGACTGGCAAACTTACCGCATTGAAGTGGGTAAAGAAGATGGTGTACGTCCAGGTGACATCGTAGGGGCAATTGCCAATGAAATCGCTTTAGATAGCGCTTACATCGGTCAAATTAACCTAAACGATAACCATGCCTTAGTGCAACTTCCAAAAGGAATGCCAAAGGATGCTTATGAGCAACTACGCCGTGTACGTGTACGCAGAAAACAATTAGACATTTCGGTATTCGATGGTCAAATCGAAGTGCGTCAAAGTCGCCCGAGAAATGACCGTTCTCGCCCGGCACGTAACCGTCACTAA
- the ppiC gene encoding peptidylprolyl isomerase PpiC, which produces MANACARHILVKDKALAEKLKKQLEKGEDFGKLAKKHSLCPSGKKGGDLGEFRRGQMVKAFDDVVFKKEVLKIHGPVKTQFGFHLIQTIYRS; this is translated from the coding sequence ATGGCAAATGCATGCGCTCGACATATTTTGGTTAAAGACAAAGCGTTGGCGGAAAAGCTAAAGAAGCAACTTGAAAAAGGGGAAGACTTTGGCAAATTAGCTAAAAAACACTCTCTTTGTCCTTCAGGTAAAAAAGGTGGCGATTTAGGTGAATTTCGTCGTGGTCAAATGGTTAAAGCGTTTGATGATGTGGTGTTTAAAAAAGAAGTACTAAAAATACATGGGCCAGTAAAAACCCAATTTGGCTTTCATTTAATTCAAACCATTTATCGTAGTTAA